A part of Saccharomonospora amisosensis genomic DNA contains:
- a CDS encoding anaerobic sulfatase maturase, with the protein MAPSAFHVMAKPTGAICNLDCEYCFFLSKEQLYPGSGFRMESHVHEAYLDQLLSAHAGADEVVVAFQGGEPTMMGLEFFRRTMELEEKLRRPGQRVLNTLQTNGTLLDDEWGEFLREHDFLVGLSVDGPRPMHDFYRVDKAGKPTFDRVMRGLDVLREHHVDWNALTTVNAANGDHGREVYIFLRDQLGARFVQFIPVVERESARDVASPRSVSAGQYGQFLVEAFEEWVRHDVGKVFVQVFDTALAHWLGMDQVGMCVHARTCGSALALEHNGDVYSCDHYVEQEHLLGNIAQGCTLLELANSPRQRAFGRAKVDSLPDYCRRCDVRFACNGGCPKDRFLTTPDGEPGLHYLCEGYRRFFRHIDKPMRVMADLLRRGEEPGGVREWYAEADAGRRRNDPCTCGSANTWQRCHGGKPERKEAV; encoded by the coding sequence ATGGCTCCCTCCGCGTTCCACGTCATGGCGAAGCCCACCGGGGCGATCTGCAACCTGGACTGCGAGTACTGCTTCTTCCTGTCCAAGGAGCAGCTCTACCCGGGCAGCGGCTTCCGGATGGAATCGCACGTGCACGAGGCATATCTCGACCAGTTGCTCTCCGCCCACGCCGGCGCCGACGAAGTCGTGGTCGCCTTCCAGGGTGGTGAGCCGACCATGATGGGTCTGGAGTTCTTCCGGCGCACGATGGAACTCGAGGAGAAGTTGCGCCGTCCCGGCCAGCGGGTGCTCAACACGCTACAGACGAACGGCACCCTGCTCGACGACGAGTGGGGTGAGTTCCTTCGCGAGCACGACTTCCTCGTCGGCCTTTCGGTTGACGGACCCCGGCCGATGCACGACTTCTACCGCGTCGACAAGGCCGGCAAACCGACCTTCGACCGGGTGATGCGTGGGCTCGACGTACTACGTGAGCACCACGTCGACTGGAACGCACTGACCACGGTCAACGCCGCCAACGGTGACCATGGCCGGGAGGTCTACATCTTTCTGCGCGACCAGCTCGGCGCGCGATTCGTCCAGTTCATTCCCGTGGTGGAACGCGAGTCCGCACGCGACGTGGCCAGCCCCCGCTCCGTGAGCGCGGGGCAGTACGGCCAGTTCCTCGTGGAGGCGTTCGAGGAGTGGGTGCGCCACGACGTCGGGAAGGTGTTCGTCCAGGTCTTCGACACCGCGCTGGCGCACTGGCTGGGCATGGACCAGGTCGGTATGTGCGTACACGCCCGCACCTGCGGCAGCGCGCTGGCGCTGGAACACAACGGCGACGTCTACTCCTGCGACCACTACGTCGAGCAGGAACACTTGCTCGGCAACATCGCGCAGGGCTGCACGCTCCTGGAGTTGGCCAACTCACCCCGGCAGCGGGCCTTCGGCCGGGCCAAAGTGGACTCGCTTCCCGACTACTGCCGTCGGTGTGATGTCCGCTTCGCCTGCAACGGCGGCTGCCCCAAGGACCGTTTCCTCACCACGCCCGACGGGGAGCCGGGCCTGCACTACCTCTGCGAGGGCTACCGGCGGTTCTTCCGACACATCGACAAGCCGATGCGCGTGATGGCGGACCTGCTGCGACGGGGCGAGGAACCCGGCGGTGTGCGGGAATGGTACGCCGAGGCGGATGCCGGTCGCCGCAGGAACGACCCGTGCACCTGCGGCAGCGCGAACACGTGGCAGCGATGCCACGGCGGCAAACCGGAGCGAAAGGAAGCTGTGTGA
- a CDS encoding class I SAM-dependent methyltransferase produces the protein MNLTRLAGRLSRMGGRSDRAKEIMFKQALRVFYLSGKPPWDSGVAAPELAELVEGTHALPAGRALDLGCGTGTNTVYLSRHGWDVTGVDLIGRAVRRARRKARSANVHPVLLRGDVTRLDELPVRRPFTLFFDLSCYCGIPLHRRDAYAEGVTRLAASNAHLLMFGYGPGAFEGDDETGVTADELRSRFPEWELTAAVPGTNPVPTFWFTLRKRA, from the coding sequence ATGAACCTGACAAGGCTTGCGGGCAGGCTGAGCAGGATGGGTGGCCGGTCCGACCGCGCGAAGGAGATCATGTTCAAGCAAGCGCTGCGGGTCTTCTACCTCTCGGGCAAGCCCCCGTGGGACAGCGGTGTAGCGGCACCCGAACTCGCCGAACTCGTGGAAGGCACGCACGCGCTGCCTGCTGGCCGGGCGCTCGACCTCGGCTGCGGCACCGGTACGAACACGGTATATCTGTCGCGTCACGGTTGGGACGTGACGGGCGTCGACCTGATCGGCCGCGCCGTCCGCCGCGCACGGCGGAAGGCGCGCAGTGCGAATGTGCACCCGGTGTTGCTGCGTGGTGATGTCACGCGCCTGGATGAACTACCGGTGAGGCGACCGTTTACGTTGTTCTTCGATCTGAGCTGCTATTGCGGGATTCCGCTCCATCGTCGTGACGCCTACGCCGAGGGAGTCACCCGACTGGCCGCCTCGAACGCGCACTTGCTGATGTTCGGCTACGGGCCAGGGGCATTCGAGGGTGACGACGAAACGGGTGTCACCGCCGACGAACTGCGAAGCCGCTTCCCGGAGTGGGAGCTCACCGCCGCCGTACCCGGCACCAACCCCGTCCCGACGTTCTGGTTCACGCTGCGCAAGCGGGCCTGA